The stretch of DNA CGCACGCGCCTGTACGTAACCGATGTCTCTTTGTTCGATCAGGTTGCCAAGGCGCACGGCGAATTCTTTGCCGAGATCCGCCCGGCCTCCTCGTTAGTTGAGGTCAACAAACTGGTCGATAGTGAGATGCTAGTTGAGATCGAAGCGCAGGCGGTCATTGAAGTTGAATAATCATTAAGCAATTCTACCTAATTGCGATTAAATTTTTCCACGTGAAGGATCTTAATTTAGAATTCCAATGTCCTTTTGCCAGTTTTCTGCATTTCCTCCGCTATAAATATGCTGCTGCCTTCCCCCTCCAGGCCCTTAAGCGAGAGCTCAGAGCCCGGAGGGAGGATTATGTCAAGTTCGCTTACGGCGTAGCCCACCAGTCCATGCATACGCGATAGCAACTAAAGCGGCCGTCAACAAGGTGGCCACCATGACGTATGAAACGCCCGAATGGATGCCGAAGGCTCCCAAAACTGCCGTGAATATGGGAGCCAGCAGAATTGCCGTGGTTCCGCAGCAACCGGTCAGCGCTGCGATCCCGGTCAAGGCAAGGCCGGTGTCTCGAACGCGATACCATCTCGCAAGCTGGTAAAAGCCAATGGCTACTACGGAAGTGTCAGCGAACAAGTGACCCACGGCCATAAAACCGTGTGTCGGGCCATCAGCCCCGAGTATCAAAATTCTCGTCAAGTCCATATCACCAAGCAGGGCCAGGCCAAGGCTCTCGGTCGCGATAGCAAAACCAATCACACCAAGCGCAAAGGTAATCAGGATCCAAGAGATGTGGTTCACCCGGCTGTAATACTGAAACGTCATCACTGCTACGCTAAAGAGAACAACTGCCGGTATGAGGCCCCACAAGGACGCCACTTGATGTCCAACCAGGTGCATCCAGACTTCCGACAAAAGTAGGGTTGCGACAACGGCTATCCACAACCGGGTCTCATAGGCCATTGCCTCTTTGGCTGGACTTAACTGAGACGAATTATTCTCGATCATTTTCGTACCTCCTAAATCTCTCGTAACATTCTTCATCTTTATCTCCTTTCTGAGAATTAATATTGGCTTCTGACAAAACGCCGTTTAAAATGAGTGTTCAGGCTTCAGCCTGCCTCAACCTAAAGGTTGAACACCCTATTTTACAGGAGCCTAAGAATTAATATTGACTTCTCCATTGGAATGAGTCTTCAGGGTAATAGAATGATTCCCACTGTCAATAACCCGTATTGGGTTTCTTTCGTTTCCGTTACTGGTAAATCAGCCAAGTCATCATCCGTATGCAAGAGATCCCAATGAAATTCAGCAAAAAACCCCATTCTTGATGTGCCTTTAAATCTAAAGCCCATTCCCATAGCAAGCAAAAATGCGCTTTCATTAGCGCTCAAAAAATCTTCAGATTCAGTGGTCGTAATTGTGAAGTCAGATACACTCGAGTGCCCAAGGCCAGCAGCCACTGAAAGGTAAAAATTTGCCACCTTTTGCGAATCATATTGCAAAAGATAAAACTTCGCTTCTCCAAAAAGCTCGAGAGATGTAAATGTTGCGCCATCTATTTTCATGCCAGTTGGTGCGTCAATACCAAAAGAATTGCAGGCCGCAAAGATGCCAAACTCCAAATCTGGATCGAACTGATAACTTGCCCCAACCTTGCCGTTAAGACCGATACTGTAAAATTTCCCGATCCCTGCCGGACCAAAAAAACGTGAAATACCGCCACCGATAACGGCCTGCAGTTTTTTCTCTTGTGAGAAAACATTTGCATCGGCAAAGACTACAAAGACTATATTAACTAAGCACAGGAAAACTCTGTACATCGGTTCTCTCCCTTACCAAGGCAGAATGCTAGAATTCGAATGAAAACCCAAAAATATACTTCCAGCGTCTAAATTTGAGTTTAGACGTGGCCTCGTCGTCCAAGATTGGATCCTCAACGCCCGGATCGAAAAAACTGATGGTTTGCGGAATATCCTGGTTGCCAAACGACCATGTAAACCCCAATGTCACTTCACCGCGACCCACTTTAACAGAGGCGCCGCCTGCGACATGGTACAAATCCCAGCCCGCCGTTGAGGCATTGGTTTGCGTGTCGGTCAGGTTCACAATTCTTCCCACATCTTCGGGAGCAGCGGAACGATCTGTTGCAAAGCTGCCGTAGCCTGATAGCGTCTCGTCTACATAAACCTCCAGGCCAATGCCGTAGTTTAAGACCTCACGCAGATTCTGGGTCAGGCGCCTGTTAATCGTTTCACCTGTGCTCTGGCTGACAAAGCTTGAAGGCTCCATGATCGAAAATTCCTTCACGGCATCATACCATTCCGCACTGAAGTGAAGCTTGTTCCTGCCAAGCTTTAAAGCTCCGCCAACCCCCAACGCCCAGGAGGATTGGTACTCGGCATCGATGTCATCTTCCTGTCGTGCCGAAAGCCGATCGTCCCGAGTGCCGTCACCATCCAGGTCAGCTCCTGCAAACGCATCGTTAAAAAGCGTCGAACCACTGCCGGTCAAGTTTAGCCTTGGTGTTGTTAGTGTGGCCCCAACAGACAGGTACTTGAGATCAAGGGCAAAGCCAGCTTTCCATAAAAGACCTTTGGTCTCGTAGTCATACTCATTTATCTGAATAGCAATGACCGCCTCGTTCGTCGTCGTTAACGCCTCCGAAAGTCTCCTGAAAGCGATATCCTGACTACGTATGGAGAGGAACTGGGTGATACCAAAACTCGCCTTAGCGCCCGCTCTATGAGCCCAGCTGAGGCCGAGCCATTCGTCCCTGATTTTCTGGGTCAGCGAAATTTCCGTTGCAAACAATTCATCACCCGGGATGGTTTCAATAATATCAGCTATGCCACCTCCCGCTATGCCAAGATTTAACTCACTCCGCTGCCGGGTCAGGAATGAGTAGGCGAAATGATGTCCAGGCAAAAAACCGATCTTGAACGTTCCCGCCACCAGGCTGGGAGCGCCGCCAAATGACGAGCTTCTGAAATCTACCCCCGCGTCTGTCCCATCCTCGACAATAACTTTATCCCACTGGTACACTTTGGCGCTGAGCAGGAAAGACAAGTCGGACGTTAAAGCCAGCCGGGCCGGATTATAATAAGTCGCTCCAAGGTCCTCGACACTGCCGATCACACTGCCTCCCAGCAAAGTCGATCTTGTTCCGTATTGCAAAGTCCAGTAATGTGCATCCTGAGCTTTGCCGGCTTCCGGAAAAAGACAGGCCGTAGCGAAAATGGCAATCAATAAAGTTTCTTTAAAGCTAGTCATTCCACCCTCCATTTTTTTTCAATTTCAGACAATTCGAACAGGTGGGAGTTTCATTTACTTCCCTCTCCAAAATAAAATGAAAAGCCGGCGATCACCAGTAGACTGCGATAGGTAGACTCCACTTCTCCGCGCGTGCCGAGCAACTCGTTACTTTCGTTGGCATCAATCAAATTCACTGGCTGCCTGTTTTTGCCGTTGCCGAAAATAAGACCCATTCCCAGTGTAAACTCAAACCTGCGAATCCTAAAAGTTGAGCCCCCCGTGAGGTGGTAGAGATCCCAATTTGAGACTGCTAAATTGCTATCTGTTCCGGGCACAGCTGCCGAAAAATCTGTGCTGAAACTGGCATACCCTGTCAAATGACTATTGTAAGTATGCTCAACACCAATACCAAAATTGACGATTGACCTGAGCTC from candidate division KSB1 bacterium encodes:
- a CDS encoding RidA family protein — protein: SIFVSGTTATNEAGEIVGVGDMYAQTKQTLINIQTALERLGASMSDVVRTRLYVTDVSLFDQVAKAHGEFFAEIRPASSLVEVNKLVDSEMLVEIEAQAVIEVE